A window of Salvia splendens isolate huo1 chromosome 8, SspV2, whole genome shotgun sequence genomic DNA:
CGATTTCAAAAGAAAGTACATCAAATTGGTGAAACATATCTAAGTCATTTGAACTCCTtcagaaaggaaaagaaaggaaaTCTAAATATTGTGCCATCGATTCCAGTTGCAAAATTATACAATTTCAAGCTCCCAAGTTACGTgatgaaaattttgatattCTTAAAACCACAATTTAAATACAGCGCTTACCTTTCTCAGAAGCCTTAGAGAAAATGATATCAGCAGAAGCAAGAATCAAAGAAGCCAAATCCAACCACCTCTCTTGTATTAAACATTCTTGCGCCTCCACCAACAATCTACTAACATGTTCCTCTGCTACctatcattattaaaaaaaaaagtaacttTAAAAAATAGTAATTGGCTACCTCATCTAATCATAGTAATTACAGCAACTCCCAAACAGTAAACGGAAACAATAAGCCTAAGGATTTAATCTGATTTTTTATGTCACAAATATTTTCAGTAAAATTTCACAAAaacggattttttttattgaaactTCTCTACGAACAAATGAAAACTTATACTCCATAAACTGCTTCGCGAGGGAATTAAGAGGCATGTAAGAGTTACCTCCGGGCCAGCATCAGCCCACGACAACTCGGCAACGAAACGCACGACGGAGAGAGCGGGATCTTCTTCCGATGTGGGGACAATCGTCGTCATTTTCCAAACCTAGGTGTGAAAATTTAGAATTCTCTGCAGATTGTAATTGAGGGATTGTTCAGCAGAGAACTCTGATGGGTGTAGAGAGAGGGGGGATGTGATAGAGTGAGAGGAAGgcataaaaccctaatttgagGATGATAATGTAATTTTGGCAGTGATAAGGGGTAGATATGTAATTTCTGGATTCGacgctctaagagcatctccaatagaaaTAGCTCAatcataggctagccacaaactcctcctgccacatcagcaccactaaaaactcctcctgccacatcatcaggacaagcaactggacaagcaataggtcagtcatagcctagccacaataaacaaaattataaaaacaaataattaacaatcacacaaaatatggaattaaatttacgacacagatacggaaaaactcaataataatattgaaatttaaaaaagtgcattaattaaaaaaagcacattaattaaaaaaattacattaatctaaaaaaaactcctccgccacacacgagccccccgcctccgcctcactcctcgccgtcgtcgccgttgccgccgccgttgtcgccgctatccgggacccctaAATCTACGGCATCTGAGCCGGCGTCTGAGccccccacctgtgccgcgGCGGGATTCAAATCGGTctgcatactcacgagcattgcgtgaagaaaactcttctcctcggggtcagttgccgccctccattcagctaagatcttgtacatctgagctctcgtttgttgacgcgcgaagaagagGAGCTCGGCTGTCGACCCGCCAACAGGGGGACGCCGATTGGACCTCCTGGGAGgcctggcgagcccgttgcgcccgcctttgaccaaccgggcgagtgcggcgagcaaacgcgggaggggacggggGAACTCCTgtacatcctcggggaggtcgtgggaaccgccgctgtaatcaccggtatagttcaggcgctgcttcttcggccagccggcatcgacacctgcccaaAACTtatcggagtccatcagcacctcatagcagttctagtaggtgaactccttataaagcccgggcacggggaaggctttctccgctatcctcctgcagtcgtcctcagtttggccactgtctgcatgcggagggcgttggtgtacaagcccgaaaatcgagagaccccagccctgattcggtcccacccttccggcactcctccccgctgcgtggcctcccctccgggcaaaatgccttgtaggctgctactattttagcccacaagttgacgatcctctaaTTGTTCGAGGctaggggatcatcgcaaacactcactcacgccttggacagcgcgacgttctccgcgtccgtccacttcctccgtgccggactgtcgtcatcagccggctgcgacgactcgccgaccaccctcttgcccttccccttcttcttctttggcgcgcCACGACCCAGCCCTACTCCCCCCATTTGAAAGGAGGTGTCCGCATCCCCAAGATCTATCCCCAACAcatctaaggagaaagtatcacacccagtgaaccgcgtctccgatggggtcgatgtgtgcgaagaagtagtcacaaaatcaaaactagggcgatagacgttgtccccccggcgtcccctgcatccccgggtacccccggcatcatctgcatccagggtgcccaccccggcatcatctgcatcccgggttgcatccccggtaccccctgcccgcccgtCATCgccgccccccccccccccccccccccggcatcccctgccattCGGCATACCACCCCCGGATGTCGTCTCGGGCATCACCtactgccaagggtacatgttgtagtacctgACCATCAGGCAATCGTATATAATTGTACGTGCATAATCGAACTTTTTTGAacattttacattaaaatcgatttataaatattaattaatttaatataaatttcaTATTAGTCATTTTGCAACCcttcaaatttttttgaaattttaacttaaatatttatatagtatttaagaaaaaaattatttttttactaaatattgtataattaattcaaatcaagCTCGAAATTATGTTACAAATTGACATAAAATTCCTATATTGCTTATTTCTTGTTGCTACATATAATAcaacaaataacaaaattaatatttaattaactttaaaaattagaGGATATTATGTACATTTGTACATCTATCTTTTCTCATATTGTTATCAAATTCGATTTGTAAATTTgaactttaaaaaatatctgATCCGAACTGGATAAACTCAAGTTcgaatttgaaaattcaaaaatcaaattatGAAATCCGATCCAAactaaaaaatctaaaatcacacaaaaatataaaattccaAAAATTCTCAACTCATTTCTTCTTGGCCAAAAATAAAGTTTTAACCAACCTTATATGGTTACATAATTTATAATCTTTCTAAAAGTCTTGAACTTTATAAACTttctaataatttaatttagaaaataatactactccgtATACTAGAGTTAAATATAGAATCATAACATACGCCATTTGATTAAGCAATAAATGCTACGCAAATGGTCCCTGAACTATGCCTTTTGCACACCAATAGtccctgaactttaaaaatatcgtgggtagtccctgaactaaggtgtaatcacatttatggtactttccactattcatcacaattttacacccaaaatgcccccaaggcatgaagggcattttgggactttcatatctaggtattgaatttgatattttcgttatctagtactaaatatgatattttcttatagtttgagtacctaaaatgatattattcacttcaagtacctaaaatgatattattcacttcactttttcaacatttcttctttctctctttctctaaaaataaaaataaaaaatagtactatgaaattattaaatatattaattataaaaatcaaaattataaatttaattataaaataattttcacaaaatttaattttgattgtgatttgattatttttttaatattaaaaattaattttttaattaaaactaagcattaattttcgaaaaattcttaatttttgcgaaaattcttaatttttgatGATATATTCTCTTGATCTATTATAAGTTTTGATGATATATTCtctcaattaatttttttaattaaaactaagcattaatttttgaaaaaattaagaattttcgcaaaattaatttttaggaagtaaaaaattaataagctTACTTGCATGTAAAATGTGTTGAAGTAGTTGTAGCCATCCCTACATACATGGTAAAAGAAAATTTTGACGCTTGAGTACGAATGCATATACAAGGCTCATCAATCAGCAATGTTATTAAGTTATGACTATATCCCAATTCCCATGGTCAAAAAACAGTTACAATCATAGATTCTTGGCCAAAAATAAAACTTCCATAATTTCCCAAAACATCAAATACTTTGTGAATTATAAGAGTTTTCCCTCCACACCAAACTGACAACAATCAATCTTCATGTGAGTGAACAATAATAGATCAAGAGAATATATCatcaaaaattaagaattttcgcaaaaattaagaatttttcGAAAATTAATGCTTaggtttaattaaaaaaattaatttttaatattaaaaaattaatcaaatcacaatcaaaattaaattttacgaaaattattttattataattttgctttttataattaatatatttaataatttcatagtactatttttttttagagaaagagagaaagaagaaatgttgaaaaagtgaagtgaataatatcattttaggtacttaaagtgaataatatcattttaggtactcaaactataagaaaatatcatatttagtactagataaataaaatatcaaattcaatacctagatatgaaagtcccaaaatgcccttcatgccttgggggcattttgggtgtaaaattgtgatgaatagtgaaaaagtaccataaatgtgattacaccttagttcagggactacccacgatatttttaaagttcagggaCCACTGGTGTGCAAAAGACATAGTTCATggaccatttgcgtagttcactctaaaaaataaatgaatgaaaGGAATGTCTACTGTAGTtataataaatttcaaatttcatatttttgctAGTAAAATTGAAGTTTTTCAGTTTGACATGCTTAGTTTAGTTGGAGAATTTTTGTTCATCTATAATTGGTATAGAAAATATAGGGTTACGGAACCTTCTTGTACGGAGTACTATATAACAATATCGAAACATGTTTAAGTTATTTTGATATGTACCATTCATAAGTTTTTGTTGCTAGTTCATTTGTGAATTATATAATACAACttcattctcaaagaatatgctctttaaattttaatgtaaaattggtatgGTAAAAAAGAGGTAGAATGAAAacgtaaataaaatattgttagtgaagaatgagtctcatctcattagaaaaaaagaactttcccaaattagaaagtgcatattcttttggaatagactaaaaaggaaagagtgcatattcttgatgGATGATGGACGGAGTGAGTAGTTCGGATTTGTTGTTGAGCTCATAACAAaacaaatactctctccgtcccacaagaatatgcactctttcctttttagtctgtcccataagaatatgcatattccaattttggaaactcttctctctctaaaaaggTAGGACTCATtccccactaacaatattttaattatttttctctctacatctctcctactttaccaattttgtattaaaatttgtgccgaactcaaagtgcatattctttggaaacggagggagtaagagataattttttaataaattgattAAACACATCAAAACATACcacttatttgattttataattacACAATTTACCAATAGAACAAGATAGCACATCAATCTTGAAAAATTATATATGTGTAatataataaatcaataaaaaatcaaactaaaataaaaataagaataaattttGGAGTTTAATTAAACTTTAATAATATGGAAGCATTAAACTTTAGGAAAATTTTGGAGTTTAATTAATACCCgaactataatatttttataagaaattaaatatcCGAATGCTTGACATTTGAATATTGAATAAGAATATCCCAAACTCATATTctcaattaaatacattaattgtTGAAAAGCAAGCAAAAATTGAACGTTTGGTCATAGAAAGATTAGTCACGGTAAAATTTATTACTATTGTTTTTTGTAATTTCAGATTGTAAAAAAGTTGATGGTTTGATGCTAACATTTCTACAGTAATATATTTGTGTTAAAAACTTAGGTTATCCGCAGTGCTGTcttttatccgtctcttaaccgtctcatctcttaactattcatgggtcccactgTATTTTTCACTCGATCTctttaactaagagacaacacctgcatccctgcatctcttaaccatctcatcccttaactattcattcaatttcattttttttatttccaacaaattcaattaataaaaacaaacttcattaaataaaataaaattacaatttaaaatccaaaaaaataaaaaaatacataattaaaatctaaaaaataaataaaaaagacataatttaaaatgctagaaattaaaaattacacacttaaaaaCTACTCTGCcgacgaatcatcccccgaaggcggtggcggtgcactcaagccacctgtaggcggaataccaatttgtcttgccatatacttaATTCCGACAAGATGGGACtgatattggggaggcgtcatgcgagaagtgtcagccatcgtggcggtcaagtacatggacaatagggtgttcgagcccgagaccgagcccgcctggcttgattcgcctcgtcCTCATttcggattgggttcatccggaaaatcctccctaatttgggataatccctgcgattgcccatacctcggggcggagggacgagagtatgcatccacatcaaaatagggtggttggtacgccgccggcgtcgacgagccttgggtgcctgGCTTCGACGAACCAGAACCGGAAGCACGCAAGACATtatacatgcccccagtcgccaaacgtgttcaagtcatagccgccggagccgccagagtttccatCGCCGGgcattttgagatgaaaattggagagaaaagagagatgaattgagaagaatagatgtgtgtttgtgtgtataatgaaaatgaaagagaagtatttatagaataaaaaaaaaattaaaatattaccgttgaacggtaatattactgttttttaattttaattttattttttttaattaaaatcgaatttttaaaaaaaaattatttatgtcagcatgacgacgcccactcgcgggccggcgagtgggcgtcacgcctagcgcaaGCGCTCGCCACGTGgagctggcgcgtggcgagacatctCGCCAACCCACCCTCCGGGCCAGACGCCcaccgagacgagaccgagatggATGGCTGCATCACTGTCTCgatgccgtctcgtctctccgagacgaaaTAGAGACAACATCGAGACGCGATGCTAATGGCCTTAAAATTCCCAATAGCGCATGCTCATGATGAGCCATGATCTATTTTCGTAATAATTGTTTTTGATACTCCTacgtttctttttatttatggtATAGTTTGAGTATTTATTCACGATTATAAACAATTTGAATTATATacgataaaatataaatatcataatttagatatcctttttttattttacttttttcttattACTGTACAATTTTATAAAGTAGACAATTCGGGTACTAGATTGTAATTATCGGAGAGTagagaaatatatttaaattatttggtTTAAAAAGTTACCTTTTTTCTGCAAATTGCAATCCCTCCCTCCTCTCCCTCTTCTCCTTTGCTCACACAGCCATTGCCAATGCCATTCACCATTAGCAAAGGAGCAATAGCTGCGGCCGCAGCTAGGCGACTCGGGAGTGTATCAAAACTCCTGACATCGGCGGTTTCTAATTCTTCTCCAGCCGCCGCTGACTCAAAAACAATTGCTACCCCCTAACAATTTCCCGGTTGCGGACCCCTGGTAAGGGCATTTAGTGGCTGTGCTGTTGATTTTGGTGTTAGTTTGCTTGTTATGAATCACTGTGTTTGTTTATCTTCCCAGTTTATAAGTTGTAATTGCAAATTCTTCCTCTGTCAATGTTAGAATTTTATCATATACTCCGTATGCATATACATGTATCAATGTTGTGGATTGTGAGCTTTTACTTCATGGATGGCTGCTCCTTTCTCGTCTTCTATCAGTACTTATGTTTTGACTGTCAAAGAATGTGATATCTGAATAATACACATGTATATTGTTAATGGATTATTATGGGAATAAGTTTAGGGCATCCATTGTTGATTGAGAAAAGGAATTCTGTATGGATAAATAATGTGTGTTTCATTGATATAGTGGTCACGGCTGCTTGTAAATTTAGAGCTCCATTATGTTTTCTAAcctaatttaatttttgtattggTATAATAGTGTAGGTTAATTATAGTTTCTAGTGCCTGAATATGGATATGCTTTCAACAGAAATTTGCTGTGACGAGAAATCTAACATACGAAAGAAAAAGACACAAGAGCAAGAAGACAATAGTTAAAGATGGAGTTCGAAGCTTGGACCAGAATAACACGGATACTCAGTTGGTGAACAAAAGTACTGACGGAAATGTGTTTGTAGACAAGCTGATTAAAGATGAAGTCTTTGCGGGTCGAAGTGAAATGGCTACAAGGTCAATGACAAAACTTGCTGAAGGAAATGAAATTGTTGAGAAGCCtataaataaagataaacaCCAACTCTCTTGCCAAAGTAAAGTGGATAGAGAGTCATCACAACATCTCACTGGAGTAAGTGTGGCTATCGAGAATTCAGAATTACTTGATGAGTACCCAAGTAACATTGATACAGGGTCAACAGAAATTGTTGCTCAAGGAACTGTCCCTGGGAAAAGGACAAAGAAACCAAAAAGAACTGCAAAGGCAGAAACTGCGGCAGAAGCCCAAAGTGAATTGAATGCTAGAATTCTTGCCGAAGAAAATCCGATCACCAAGGAATCAAAGATGAAAGATGAAATCCAAAAAAATGGCCTGACTAAAGTGGTGATTGGGAACCAGAAAATTCAAGATGAAACTCAAAGCATGTGCTGCAGTAACTTGAACAATGGGCAAGTACAGACTGCcatcacaaaaacaaaaataaagaagaaatcaaatctgaccAACGAGAAGCCAAAGGTTAAAGATGAACTCCAGACCTTGGACCACaatcaaatgaaaaaagtaTCACTAGGAAATCTTTCTGATGGAAAGGTTATCACTGAGAATTCAAAAACTCTAGATGAAGCTCAAAGCATGAACCAAAATTCCGTGGACGAATGGCAGCCGGCAGAAAATCTTGCTCAAGGAGATGTGGCTGGTAAAAGGATAAAGAaggggaaaaaaaagaagaaagcaAAAGTTAATGATGAATTCCAAAGTGAAGTGGATGCTAGACCAGTAAATTTAGCTGAAGGAGTTGCAACTCTCAGTAACCAAGAGATTAAAGATGCAGCACAAAGTGTGGCCCAGACTGAAATGGATACAGGTTCAACAGATAGTGTTTCTGAAAGGAATGTGACTATTGATAATCCAAAAGTTCAAGATGAAATTCAGAGCATAGACCTCGCGAAAAAGGATACACGACCTACACAAAATCTCGCTGAGGGAATTGTGAttgtgaaaagaaaaaagaagcaaacaaaaaccaagaaagaaaaagttgagGATGAATTCTTGGGCAGAATGGATGCAAGACCAAGAAAAGCTTGCTGAAGCAAATGTCAATATTAAGGTTCCGGATAATAGAGATGAAGTACCAAATATGGTCCTGGCAGAAATGGATATTGGGTCAACAGATAATGTTGCTGAATGTAATGTGTCTATCAAGTTACCAAAAGATGAAGATGAATTCCAGATCAGAGAAAAGGTGGATACAAGACCAACACAACATTGTGCTGAAGGGAATGCGACTATGAAAAGAGAAAAGAGGCGACAAAAAAAAGATAAGAAGGCAAAAGTTGAGGATGAATTCTCTGGCAGAAGGGATACCGGACCAACAGAAAAGCTTGCTGAAGTAAATTTAAATGCCAATGTTCTAGCGACTAGAGATGAAGTGCCGAATGTGGGTATGACCCCAATGGATACAGGGTCAACAGATATTGTTGCTGAAAGGAATGTGATTATTGAGAAACCAAAAGTTCAAGATGAATTCCAGATAATAGACCAGGCAAAAGTGGATACAGGACCGACACAAAGTCTTGAAGGAAATGCGACtgtgaaaagaaaaaagagacgAGGAAAGGCCAAGAAGGCAAAAGTTAAGGATGAATTCTCTAGCAGAATGGATGAAGGATCGACAGAAAATCTGGAGAGGGGAAACAGTCATGCTGAGGAGAGGAGTGCAGTCCCTACTTGCAATGCATGTACTGCGACGGATGCGGAAATCTTATGGCTTAAAACGACTCCGATTGTTTCAGTTAGGAAAAAACTTATTGTCCTTGATATAAATGGTCTGCTTGCAAATGTAGTATTCCCAGCACCAAAACATTATAAAGCGGATATTAAAGTATGTGGAAGAGCAGGTC
This region includes:
- the LOC121743617 gene encoding uncharacterized protein LOC121743617, with the translated sequence MNSWAEWMQDQEKLAEANVNIKVPDNRDEVPNMVLAEMDIGSTDNVAECNVSIKLPKDEDEFQIREKVDTRPTQHCAEGNATMKREKRRQKKDKKAKVEDEFSGRRDTGPTEKLAEVNLNANVLATRDEVPNVGMTPMDTGSTDIVAERNVIIEKPKVQDEFQIIDQAKVDTGPTQSLEGNATVKRKKRRGKAKKAKVKDEFSSRMDEGSTENLERGNSHAEERSAVPTCNACTATDAEILWLKTTPIVSVRKKLIVLDINGLLANVVFPAPKHYKADIKVCGRAVFKRPFCDDFLKLCFQNFYVGIWSSRTKKILDAVVRYLLGDQKDKLLFCWDMRYCTQTGSKTLENCHKPLVCKELRNIWEKDDPSLPWQKGDFNETNTVLLDDSPYKSLLNPLHSAISPNPYQYSDTNDNSLGPGGDLRVYLEGLANVQNYVEQHPFGQSPIGEQDLSWEFYCRVLKQMSNNEISQSEVEA